The proteins below come from a single Gossypium raimondii isolate GPD5lz chromosome 2, ASM2569854v1, whole genome shotgun sequence genomic window:
- the LOC105787744 gene encoding dof zinc finger protein DOF5.7 produces the protein MMSLDNPPAKPGGGGSKEETQKGGSRKTSSTRTQDQALKCPRCDSPNTKFCYYNNYSLTQPRHFCKTCRRYWTKGGALRNVPIGGGCRKNKKMKSSSRLSSGDPKGSTSEMGGGLKFFHDISPAMDFQLGGLSFQSPATGIYNQFASFGDGNNNSSVGSPLMGFSNYPQPFPSVTTNLTGAIPDMGSSLNVNSNLASSIESLSSINQDLHWKLQQQRLATMLFDGGEQNQAQQQKPLPILFQNLEVSKPENVSTMENPRKSNETAKEWFFGNSYATPTTSSNGNDNNNTSNWNGVQVQPWNDLNQYTTLP, from the coding sequence ATGATGTCTCTTGATAATCCTCCTGCAAAACCAGGTGGTGGTGGTTCTAAAGAAGAAACTCAAAAAGGTGGCAGCCGGAAAACAAGTTCAACAAGGACACAAGATCAAGCCCTAAAGTGTCCAAGATGTGATTCACCCAACACCAAGTTCTGTTACTACAACAATTACAGCCTCACTCAGCCTAGGCATTTCTGCAAGACTTGCCGGAGGTACTGGACTAAAGGTGGGGCTCTTCGTAACGTGCCGATCGGCGGCGGTTGCCGTAAGAACAAGAAGATGAAGTCATCTTCAAGACTGTCATCAGGTGACCCTAAAGGCTCTACTTCAGAAATGGGTGGTGGATTGAAGTTCTTTCATGATATATCACCAGCTATGGATTTTCAGCTCGGTGGGTTGTCGTTTCAATCACCAGCAACTGGTATTTATAACCAGTTTGCTTCATTTGGAGATGGCAACAATAACAGCTCGGTGGGTTCTCCATTGATGGGGTTTAGTAATTATCCACAACCATTTCCTTCGGTTACTACTAACCTTACTGGTGCAATTCCAGACATGGGTTCTTCATTGAATGTTAATAGCAACCTTGCTTCTTCAATTGAGTCTTTAAGTTCCATAAACCAAGATTTACACTGGAAGTTGCAGCAACAAAGGTTGGCTACTATGCTCTTTGATGGCGGAGAGCAAAACCAAGCACAACAACAAAAGCCATTgcctattttgtttcaaaacctaGAGGTTTCAAAACCTGAAAACGTTTCAACAATGGAGAATCCAAGGAAAAGCAATGAAACTGCAAAGGAATGGTTCTTTGGGAATTCATATGCAACTCCAACCACTAGCAGCAATGGCAATGATAATAACAATACAAGCAACTGGAATGGTGTTCAAGTTCAACCATGGAATGATTTGAATCAGTACACTACGTTGCCCTAA